From one Bacteroides sp. genomic stretch:
- a CDS encoding C25 family cysteine peptidase, giving the protein MKKSIFPFCLVLLGLVGVLSAQSSWVGIGQSHPQPADITLINSNIQTTQIQFSVDGFLSTDIRTPQGIQQLISLENGVQIIEKGAPDLAKLYTSIIIPDTEEMEVRVVRSSYEDFENIEVLPSKGHFTRDINPDDVPYTYSEVYQNDAFWPGILAQLEDPFIIRDFRGQTVTIFPFQYNPVTKTLRVYTDIVVEVTSTGRPGENILARSKDLSQLESEFRQIYNHMFLNMEYYETGKYIIDEEGSMLIIVFDDFAEAMQPFVNWKRTIGRKTEMVLKSEAGSTAAAIKTFVQNYYTENEDFTYLLLVGDAPQIPANSTSNGASDNAYGYLVGTDSYNEIFVGRFSAENIGNVETQVERMIHYERDINETDTWLNTGMGVARNEGAGQGHNGEADYQHMDLIRDTLLNFTYDVVYREYDGNVPGVTNTTAAQISAGINNGVSIINYINHGSIDGWSVANYNIAHVNQLTNINKLPFIWSVACVNGSFVSNFCFAEAWMRATHEGQPTGAIGTLMSTINQAWTPPMTGQDEMVTIMAEKRDHIKRTYGGLSINGSMIMIASHGSSGIETHDTWNLFGDPSLQVRTDVPIPIMATYNPVILIGLSEFEISVENADGATVALSRYNEIDDVIEIIGTAVVENGTATVTFAEPLTEPGTLTLAVTGFNKVTLIDEEIQVIPPDGPYVIFNQLLVEDELWNDNNQADYGETLNLNVALKNVGIDPAQEVQATLTTESPYVTILQDEQAYGLIEEDGIEMVEGAFMVKIAQVIPDNHSVLFTLNIIDAEENTWSSNFIMRIYSPMFTIGELAVADGEGDGNNRLDPGETADLVVRYTNNGGAPAMSPIALFLAENPYFTVHEYETELPVIPAGEFLDVPYTVTAHQAVVEGTMLPVLFSIEDGHLFESQQDLIIGQVPETTLGTGNATSAQYPFYNYYKANRSQMIYLSSEMGEGEKTILELGFNIVQVANQYNNLPNFNIRIKHIEQEAFTTNAYIDMSDAEVVFTADAYQMPTVTGWHTWEIEPFAYDGQSNLVVEITWGLLPNWTSTYYKVATTNQSANLVAYGYSDTNPLPAINGTTANRPNLWLAFAADDPADEQLITFVINNQMGEILEGAQIAVGSLSQLTNAEGQTEFTLMTSPDFYRYTATAENHRPIIGQQFNVEEEAKTIEVTLDRVFNLAFSVIDEWDNVLTNATIQVGDQTFEAGKYLVDDLLPGTYDIVVEHEYYFPYEGTVEIVDIDQEVQITLYADGTGVEESLAGQTRVYPNPARDQFTLELPADKTADVYLVNTLGQTLESFNDLSGSTNISTRSLKTGYYFIRIVDQDGIIVKKLSIVE; this is encoded by the coding sequence ATGAAGAAATCCATTTTCCCCTTTTGTCTTGTCTTGTTGGGCCTGGTAGGTGTCCTTTCTGCACAGTCTTCCTGGGTGGGCATTGGACAATCCCATCCCCAGCCTGCTGACATTACCTTGATCAACAGTAATATCCAGACCACACAAATTCAGTTCTCGGTCGATGGGTTCTTATCCACTGACATCAGGACTCCCCAAGGCATCCAGCAACTTATCAGCCTGGAGAATGGAGTTCAGATCATAGAAAAGGGAGCTCCCGATCTGGCCAAACTCTATACCTCTATTATCATCCCGGATACTGAGGAGATGGAAGTAAGGGTGGTGCGCTCAAGCTACGAGGATTTCGAAAACATCGAAGTCCTTCCCTCCAAGGGCCATTTTACCCGCGATATCAACCCCGATGATGTTCCCTACACCTATAGCGAGGTATATCAAAACGATGCATTCTGGCCCGGCATTCTGGCCCAGTTGGAAGACCCCTTCATCATCCGCGATTTCAGGGGCCAGACTGTAACCATTTTCCCATTCCAGTACAACCCCGTGACGAAAACCCTCAGGGTATATACCGATATTGTCGTTGAAGTGACCAGTACCGGCAGGCCCGGCGAAAACATCCTGGCACGTTCCAAGGACCTGTCGCAACTGGAAAGCGAATTTCGCCAGATCTATAACCATATGTTCCTCAATATGGAATATTATGAAACTGGGAAATACATTATTGATGAAGAAGGCAGCATGCTGATCATCGTATTCGACGATTTTGCGGAAGCCATGCAACCCTTTGTAAACTGGAAGCGTACCATCGGTCGCAAAACCGAAATGGTCCTCAAATCTGAAGCAGGCTCTACGGCAGCTGCCATCAAGACATTCGTACAAAATTACTACACCGAAAACGAGGACTTTACTTATCTGCTCCTGGTGGGCGACGCACCGCAAATCCCCGCCAATAGTACCTCTAACGGTGCTTCCGATAATGCCTACGGATATCTTGTAGGGACCGACTCCTACAATGAGATTTTTGTCGGCCGCTTTTCAGCCGAAAACATCGGCAATGTTGAAACCCAGGTCGAACGTATGATCCATTACGAAAGGGACATCAACGAAACCGACACCTGGCTGAACACCGGCATGGGTGTTGCACGTAATGAAGGGGCCGGACAAGGTCACAATGGCGAAGCTGACTATCAGCATATGGACCTAATCCGCGACACGCTTCTGAACTTCACTTATGATGTAGTTTACAGGGAATATGACGGAAACGTTCCTGGCGTTACCAATACCACTGCAGCCCAAATCTCTGCAGGGATCAACAACGGGGTTTCCATCATCAATTATATCAACCACGGTTCAATCGATGGCTGGAGCGTTGCCAACTACAACATCGCACATGTCAATCAGCTAACCAACATCAACAAGCTCCCCTTTATTTGGTCAGTAGCCTGTGTCAACGGTTCTTTCGTCAGCAACTTTTGCTTTGCTGAAGCCTGGATGCGAGCAACCCACGAAGGTCAGCCAACCGGAGCCATTGGTACGCTTATGTCCACGATCAATCAGGCCTGGACACCCCCGATGACCGGGCAGGATGAAATGGTAACGATCATGGCAGAAAAACGTGACCACATCAAGCGCACCTATGGCGGCCTTTCTATCAACGGAAGTATGATTATGATTGCCTCGCATGGAAGCAGCGGAATCGAAACTCACGACACCTGGAACCTCTTTGGCGACCCAAGCCTCCAAGTACGTACCGATGTTCCTATACCCATTATGGCTACCTATAACCCAGTGATCCTGATCGGCCTTTCAGAGTTTGAAATTTCTGTAGAAAATGCTGATGGCGCTACAGTTGCCCTTTCACGCTACAACGAAATAGATGATGTCATTGAAATCATTGGAACAGCAGTAGTTGAAAACGGCACTGCCACTGTTACCTTTGCAGAACCCCTTACTGAGCCCGGAACCCTTACCCTGGCAGTAACAGGTTTCAATAAGGTCACCCTGATTGACGAGGAAATCCAGGTGATTCCTCCCGATGGTCCTTATGTGATCTTCAATCAGCTCCTTGTCGAAGATGAATTGTGGAATGACAATAACCAGGCTGACTATGGAGAAACCCTTAACCTGAACGTTGCCCTGAAGAACGTTGGCATAGACCCCGCACAGGAAGTGCAAGCCACACTGACCACCGAAAGCCCTTATGTAACAATCCTTCAGGATGAACAAGCCTATGGTCTGATTGAGGAAGACGGAATCGAAATGGTGGAAGGAGCTTTCATGGTGAAAATTGCCCAAGTGATTCCCGACAATCATTCCGTGTTGTTTACCCTTAACATCATTGATGCTGAAGAGAACACCTGGTCATCCAACTTCATCATGCGGATCTATTCGCCCATGTTTACCATTGGCGAACTGGCCGTTGCCGATGGGGAAGGCGATGGTAACAACCGTCTCGATCCCGGTGAAACGGCCGACCTGGTCGTGCGTTATACGAACAACGGGGGAGCTCCTGCCATGTCACCCATTGCCCTGTTCCTGGCCGAAAACCCCTACTTCACCGTTCACGAGTATGAAACCGAACTCCCTGTCATCCCTGCTGGCGAATTTCTTGATGTCCCTTATACCGTCACCGCCCACCAGGCCGTAGTCGAAGGAACCATGCTCCCCGTGCTATTTTCCATTGAAGACGGACACCTGTTTGAATCACAGCAGGATCTCATCATCGGGCAAGTACCCGAAACAACCCTTGGAACCGGAAATGCCACTTCTGCTCAATACCCATTCTATAATTATTACAAAGCCAACCGCAGCCAGATGATCTACTTGTCCAGCGAAATGGGTGAAGGCGAGAAAACCATCCTTGAACTGGGCTTCAACATTGTCCAGGTAGCCAATCAGTACAACAACCTGCCCAACTTCAACATCCGGATCAAGCATATTGAACAGGAAGCCTTCACCACGAACGCTTACATTGATATGAGCGATGCCGAGGTGGTTTTCACCGCAGATGCTTATCAGATGCCCACCGTCACCGGTTGGCACACCTGGGAAATCGAGCCTTTTGCTTATGATGGCCAAAGCAACCTGGTAGTTGAGATTACCTGGGGCTTGCTTCCAAACTGGACATCAACCTATTATAAGGTTGCGACGACTAACCAGTCTGCCAATTTGGTGGCATACGGATACAGTGACACCAACCCCCTCCCCGCCATTAACGGAACCACCGCCAACAGACCCAATCTGTGGCTTGCCTTTGCTGCCGATGATCCCGCCGATGAACAGCTAATCACCTTCGTGATAAACAACCAAATGGGTGAAATCCTCGAAGGCGCTCAAATTGCTGTGGGAAGCCTCAGCCAGCTCACCAACGCAGAAGGGCAGACTGAGTTTACCCTGATGACCAGCCCCGATTTTTACAGGTACACGGCTACGGCTGAAAATCACCGGCCCATCATTGGCCAGCAATTCAACGTGGAAGAAGAGGCCAAGACCATTGAGGTAACCCTCGACAGGGTCTTTAATTTGGCCTTCTCTGTGATCGACGAATGGGATAACGTCCTGACCAATGCCACAATACAAGTTGGTGATCAGACTTTTGAAGCAGGCAAATACCTGGTTGACGACCTGTTGCCCGGCACTTACGACATTGTGGTTGAACACGAATACTACTTCCCCTATGAAGGCACTGTTGAAATTGTGGATATTGACCAAGAGGTTCAAATCACTCTGTATGCCGATGGCACTGGCGTGGAAGAAAGCCTTGCCGGACAGACCCGGGTATATCCCAATCCAGCCCGCGATCAATTCACCCTTGAATTGCCTGCCGACAAAACGGCTGATGTTTACCTGGTGAACACGCTGGGTCAGACACTGGAAAGCTTCAATGATCTCAGTGGAAGCACTAACATCAGCACGCGTTCACTGAAAACCGGATACTATTTCATCCGAATTGTGGACCAGGATGGTATTATAGTTAAGAAACTCAGCATTGTTGAGTAG
- the pheT gene encoding phenylalanine--tRNA ligase subunit beta, translating to MKISYNWLKDYADFRESPEALGVILTDCGLEVEALEKYETLKGGLQGVFVGEVKTCHPHPDADRLSVTTVDIGTGSLLPIVCGAPNVAAGQKVFVATVGTTLYTPKGELELKKVKIRGEFSEGMICAEDELGLGDDHEGIIELPPDAPVGIPAAQYLEVKTDHVFEIGLTPNRIDAASHFGVARDVVAVINHRQGKGALSLKKPSTEHFKVDNDDRHIPVIIDDPEACPRYSALTISGVRVGESPAWLKEKLMAIGHKPINNVVDVTNFVLQEMGHPLHAFDADKIEGQKVVVRKPEKDTLFVTLDQEERKLTGEDLMICSATTPMCIGGVMGGVHSGVTQNTTCVFLESAFFNPVSIRKTSKAHGLKTDASFRFERGADPSITLEALKRAALLIKEVAGGQISSEIVDEYPKRIEPAVVHLNLERAAVLIGKDIPRQEVIGILESLDIRVLDNQGDVLRLSIPTYRVDVTREADVIEELLRIYGYNNVELPERLYSSMVLTPRPDKEKLQNTISDMLTARGFNEIMNNSLTKGSYFEADGFDPRRSVQILNPLSQDLNVMRQTLLFGGLETIAYNQNRKVTDMKLYEFGNIYWKDPEKDATGNALAPFGEKMLLSLFITGQQQPETWRVKEAEVDFFDLKAAVHSVFTRMGVPEQMLQATDENLNPVFEYGLVYSLNNKEVTSLGKVGRKLLKNFDIKQDVYYATIEWESLMKHADRQQVLYAEISKFPEVRRDLALLIDRSVKFAQIEKLAFHTERKMLKAVRLFDVYQDERLGQHKKSYAVSFILLDERKTLTDKEIDKIMQKLAWNFEKELGAEIRK from the coding sequence ATGAAAATTTCCTATAACTGGCTGAAAGACTATGCTGATTTCCGGGAGAGCCCTGAAGCATTGGGTGTAATCCTGACGGATTGCGGACTGGAAGTGGAAGCACTGGAGAAATATGAAACCTTGAAGGGAGGCCTGCAGGGCGTATTTGTCGGTGAGGTGAAAACCTGCCATCCGCACCCTGATGCCGACCGGCTTTCGGTGACCACTGTTGATATTGGCACGGGCTCGCTGCTGCCCATTGTTTGCGGAGCGCCCAATGTGGCTGCAGGTCAGAAGGTGTTTGTTGCAACCGTTGGCACCACACTCTATACCCCCAAGGGCGAGCTGGAGCTAAAAAAAGTGAAGATCCGCGGCGAGTTTTCTGAGGGTATGATTTGTGCTGAAGATGAACTGGGTCTGGGCGACGACCACGAGGGCATCATTGAACTACCCCCCGATGCCCCTGTCGGGATTCCTGCTGCCCAATATCTTGAGGTTAAAACCGATCACGTCTTTGAGATTGGACTCACCCCGAACCGCATCGATGCAGCCAGCCATTTTGGCGTGGCACGTGACGTGGTGGCTGTCATCAACCACCGTCAGGGCAAAGGCGCCCTGAGCTTAAAAAAGCCTTCCACAGAACATTTCAAGGTGGACAACGACGACCGCCATATCCCGGTCATCATCGATGACCCTGAGGCCTGTCCGCGTTACAGCGCCCTGACCATTTCTGGGGTACGGGTTGGCGAATCGCCCGCCTGGTTGAAGGAAAAATTGATGGCCATTGGACATAAACCCATCAACAACGTGGTCGATGTTACCAATTTCGTTTTGCAGGAAATGGGCCATCCCCTCCATGCTTTTGATGCCGACAAGATCGAAGGGCAGAAAGTAGTGGTCAGGAAACCTGAGAAAGACACCCTGTTTGTGACCCTCGACCAGGAAGAACGCAAGCTCACCGGTGAGGATCTGATGATTTGCAGCGCCACAACTCCCATGTGTATAGGTGGTGTGATGGGCGGTGTTCATTCAGGCGTGACTCAAAACACCACTTGTGTCTTTCTCGAAAGTGCTTTTTTCAACCCTGTCAGCATACGCAAGACCTCAAAAGCCCATGGTCTCAAGACTGATGCCTCCTTCCGTTTTGAACGTGGAGCCGATCCCTCTATCACCCTCGAGGCCCTCAAGCGCGCCGCATTGCTGATCAAGGAAGTGGCCGGCGGTCAGATCTCCTCTGAGATTGTGGATGAATATCCAAAAAGGATTGAACCCGCTGTTGTTCACCTTAATCTTGAACGCGCCGCCGTGCTGATTGGCAAGGACATCCCACGCCAGGAAGTGATCGGTATCCTTGAAAGTCTGGATATCCGGGTGTTGGACAATCAGGGCGATGTGCTCAGGCTGTCCATTCCCACCTATAGGGTTGATGTGACCCGTGAAGCAGATGTGATTGAAGAATTATTACGCATTTACGGTTATAACAACGTTGAACTGCCCGAACGCCTGTATTCCTCCATGGTACTTACGCCCAGGCCCGACAAGGAGAAACTGCAGAATACCATTTCCGATATGCTTACCGCCCGCGGCTTTAACGAGATCATGAACAACTCGCTGACCAAGGGTTCTTATTTCGAAGCCGATGGTTTTGATCCCCGCCGTTCGGTGCAGATCCTTAACCCCCTGAGTCAGGACCTTAACGTGATGCGCCAGACCCTGCTGTTTGGAGGCCTTGAAACCATAGCCTACAACCAGAACCGCAAGGTCACCGATATGAAGCTCTACGAGTTTGGCAACATATACTGGAAAGACCCAGAGAAGGATGCTACCGGTAATGCCCTGGCGCCTTTCGGCGAAAAGATGCTGCTCAGTCTTTTCATTACCGGGCAGCAGCAACCCGAAACCTGGCGTGTGAAAGAGGCTGAGGTTGATTTCTTCGATCTGAAAGCAGCCGTTCACAGCGTGTTCACCCGCATGGGCGTTCCTGAACAGATGTTGCAGGCAACCGACGAAAACCTTAACCCGGTATTTGAATATGGCCTCGTTTATTCTCTCAATAACAAAGAGGTGACCTCCCTGGGCAAGGTCGGAAGAAAGCTGTTGAAAAACTTCGACATCAAACAGGATGTGTATTATGCCACCATCGAGTGGGAATCCCTGATGAAGCATGCCGACCGGCAGCAAGTGCTCTACGCCGAGATCTCTAAGTTCCCTGAAGTGCGCCGCGACCTGGCCCTGCTCATCGACCGTTCGGTGAAATTCGCGCAAATCGAGAAACTGGCTTTCCATACCGAACGTAAAATGCTGAAAGCCGTTCGCCTCTTCGATGTGTACCAGGACGAACGCCTGGGACAGCACAAAAAATCGTATGCCGTGAGTTTTATCCTGCTCGATGAGCGCAAGACCCTTACCGATAAAGAGATCGATAAGATCATGCAAAAACTTGCCTGGAACTTCGAAAAGGAACTCGGCGCCGAAATCAGGAAATAG